In Calliopsis andreniformis isolate RMS-2024a chromosome 9, iyCalAndr_principal, whole genome shotgun sequence, the genomic window TATAAATTTAGTACTGAAACAATGCTACGATGCTATCTGACGGTAAAATCTACGAACTAAGTTTGTTATATTATTGTAGTGTGTTTCATTAGTTTATTTACTAATTATTTTAGAGTTCATAAGATTGACTTCTTGCCTGTGGATTGTTAACAGATTCTTGCTAATGAATGCGTAAAAAATCTTATATGGAAACAGAAACTTTATACTCCAATTTTCTTTGCAAAAAGGAAATAAATAAGAATTACAAATGTATTTATGTATTATAAATACATACAGAATATATGATGAACTATTTATGAATGCTATTAATTTTACATCACCTGAAGTACGTATATACATGCATATCATTAATCTAATTTTAAATTTCCCTCCGAAATAGAAAATGCACGTGGCAACGGAAATAAATCTATGTTCAAATAGTTATGAGAATGAAAATACAGCAAAATGCATAAATAGTTTACAAATCATTCACGCATTTGAATAATGTTAATATAAACGAATTACAATGTATTGTAAGTACGTATCTtccaattatatttttatatatgaaTAGAATGAACCTATCATGTGATGGTATTGTAGAATTTGACGATACCATAAAACTTCTGCTTATTCGACCTCTTTTTCTGAGTGTAATGTGGTGATATCTGATGTGCTATTGTATCGTTTAGTACGTATTTTTGATCAAAAGAGATTCAATAATTAATAGCACTAAAAGCATATGGCTATTGCAAGTTTAATAAATGATTCGTGACGGACTTATTTGTTAAAGTGAATTTTGTAACAACAGTATTGTATTTTTCCCTTTCaattgtataatatatgtatgacGTAGGCGCCATGGCTTATATCGTTGTAATAAAAAACGACTTTCGAAAGGAAAATTGAAATCATATCACGATCTTGAAACACAAACACTACTTAAATAATTTATGTTACATCTTGCCTCTTTAACTAGTAAGAAATAGCAAAACAATTGCATGAAATTCTAATTAAAAGAAATGGACGGTTACATCAAATCTCCACAAAATGATCAAACACCAAAAGAAAAATCAAACGGTGTTCTTAATTTCCAAACGTTTCGACATTCTACTCGAAATGTAAGTGTTAAATGTTTGTTTGGTTAACATTCCTTAACATATTAACTGAATTTATCATTAATTTCTGATTTACTGGGGTTAGTCATTAAATAACGAAACGAAAGTATCACCTGAAAGCCAAGATTATTtagagaaaaagaaaattgcCGAGACATTTCAATTTCTGATCAGTCATTTGATCGTTCATCAGCCAGaaaatcctattgagtatttgtaTCAATTGATTGACGACTGTATACTATTTAGGTCTGGGCTCAAAGATCCACCATTACTTTGGAAAGAAAGGTATACGCATATTTTGCAACAAACAAAAAGGATAAGTAAAGAAAAGTAACAGGTGTTTCtagttatatatatatgtattaggCACGTGGAGAGCGTATTTCGAAGCATCGATACTAGTAATTTGGAATATATATCGCTACTTGGTTATAAAACTGCAATGAAAATTTTGGGCGTACGTTCTTACAATCCTTGTCCCTCTACTGAAAACGTAACAGGATGCGTTGACGTACAAACTTTTCGCACAGAGGCGTAAGTTCTCgctttttataaattaaatgaTATTTCAGCCTATCACGTTCATATACGCATCGACGTCATAAGAGCTCCGGACACGCATAATGCATTTGTATTGAACCTCCGCGCGTGCCACTCGATAATACGAGTCATGCATGTGTATAGAGACATTCCATGTCGTTTCAGGTTAAAGAGCTTAGAAAATGAACTCGCTGAAATCACGAATGATGCCACCCACTAGGTGACTCATTGTCAGCAATTTAAACGATAAATGAGAATACTTAGAAGAAAACCCTCTAAAAAAGAACAAATGGAATTAAGAGAACATAAAATGTTTGAAATTCATTATTAAATAGTATTTTCTTATAGTTCTACTCTTGTAGCTATTTCCCAATCAATGTCTGACAATTTCGCAACTGTTTTTTGCAGAATTCAACCATGTTCTACTAccttttttaaataaagaagGTTTGCAACGTAAATGTGCGCGCACGTAAGATGTATAAA contains:
- the LOC143183314 gene encoding EF-hand calcium-binding domain-containing protein 10, translating into MDGYIKSPQNDQTPKEKSNGVLNFQTFRHSTRNSLNNETKVSPESQDYLEKKKIAETFQFLISHLIVHQPENPIEYLYQLIDDCILFRSGLKDPPLLWKERHVESVFRSIDTSNLEYISLLGYKTAMKILGVRSYNPCPSTENVTGCVDVQTFRTEALKSLENELAEITNDATH